The following coding sequences lie in one Pseudomonadota bacterium genomic window:
- a CDS encoding radical SAM/SPASM domain-containing protein produces MAEIKTNVDTNRQNLADIIPLPAPFTVYIEQTRVCNIKCYYCIHSTRDDKNSEFNKLGYEVKHMPSDDYKKVIGELATFPSGSIKRIVFSGLGEPLANPLLPDFVKIAADSKISDRVEIITNGLLLNNELSLKLIKSGITNINISVQGINSKQYEKTCGKKIDLNKFLDTLKYLYKIKGKAQIYIKAIDAAFKKDTDKDEFLKIFSPFADKIYVEHIVQMQQQHDKILDQVTASKNMYGEECSADRKVCGQCFYFLQVGCDLDLFPCSIPGLRKGFSVGNLNKNSILDIWNGKKRMSFLKMMLKLEKDKMPECKTCVCYNVITDESEYLDDKTPELLINIFGRNEHV; encoded by the coding sequence ATGGCTGAAATAAAAACAAATGTAGATACAAACAGACAGAACCTGGCAGATATTATTCCTTTGCCAGCTCCTTTTACAGTCTATATAGAACAAACCAGGGTATGTAACATTAAGTGTTATTACTGCATTCATTCAACCAGAGACGATAAAAACAGTGAATTCAATAAACTGGGATACGAAGTAAAGCACATGCCTTCAGATGACTATAAAAAGGTAATCGGTGAACTGGCGACATTTCCTTCAGGGAGTATTAAGAGAATTGTTTTTTCCGGCCTCGGTGAACCTCTTGCAAATCCCCTTTTGCCTGATTTTGTAAAAATTGCGGCAGACAGTAAAATATCAGACAGGGTGGAAATAATAACAAACGGACTCCTGTTAAATAATGAGCTCTCCCTAAAATTGATTAAGTCAGGCATTACAAATATCAACATATCTGTTCAGGGCATAAATTCAAAACAATATGAAAAAACATGCGGTAAAAAAATAGATTTAAACAAGTTTCTTGACACTCTTAAGTATCTTTACAAAATAAAAGGTAAGGCTCAAATTTATATAAAAGCAATTGATGCTGCTTTTAAAAAGGACACAGATAAAGACGAGTTTTTAAAAATATTTTCGCCCTTTGCCGACAAAATCTATGTGGAACACATTGTTCAGATGCAGCAGCAGCACGATAAAATTCTTGACCAGGTTACAGCATCTAAAAACATGTATGGAGAAGAGTGTTCTGCAGATAGAAAAGTTTGTGGGCAATGTTTCTATTTTTTGCAGGTAGGCTGTGATCTTGACCTGTTTCCCTGTTCAATTCCCGGCCTGAGAAAGGGCTTTTCTGTAGGAAATTTAAATAAGAACTCCATCTTGGATATATGGAACGGAAAAAAAAGGATGTCTTTTTTAAAGATGATGCTCAAACTGGAAAAAGATAAAATGCCTGAATGTAAAACTTGCGTCTGCTACAATGTAATAACTGACGAGTCTGAATATCTTGATGATAAGACCCCTGAATTACTGATAAATATCTTTGGGAGAAATGAGCATGTCTGA
- a CDS encoding class I SAM-dependent methyltransferase — MISSSAAIKLSRVCPVCNNNKAFLLGDIKYAIYDNYPVRNDVKLVSCNKCGMVFYETPSTEYDYNEYYKKHNYYYTTKSQGMGGETSKDQNRFLSYIKLIEKYDIPDSKISVDIGCAKGGLLRTLKEKGYTNLCGVDSLDANINRLQETAVADVRTGTATDVPLPDVSCGMAFLTHTIEHVFNLKKAMSELFRILDADGIAYIEIPDAASYPTYRDAPLYDFFHEHINYFDKPALKNLVNINGFECLEVGNKSFDGHDQAEEECLYCIVKKNGSMHKIRPSFLLSEKWHGNLFKTPGPIKQFLENYDSARPVYIWGLSSYMLYLLASYLLPRCNIAGLHDSDEYKQTRTIRNYKINSPEIMFQLDKSAIIVIPTGPYSSKLKSLLFEGNFKGDVYLL; from the coding sequence ATGATAAGTTCTTCTGCTGCCATTAAGTTATCCAGGGTTTGCCCTGTTTGCAACAACAACAAGGCCTTTTTGCTCGGTGACATCAAATATGCAATTTATGACAACTACCCTGTTAGAAATGACGTAAAACTTGTATCCTGCAACAAATGCGGAATGGTCTTTTATGAAACACCATCTACTGAATATGACTACAATGAATATTATAAAAAACACAATTATTACTATACAACAAAAAGCCAGGGTATGGGCGGGGAGACATCAAAAGACCAGAACCGTTTTTTGAGCTATATTAAGCTCATTGAAAAATATGATATTCCAGATAGTAAAATTAGTGTTGATATTGGCTGTGCCAAGGGTGGACTTTTAAGAACTCTTAAAGAAAAAGGTTATACCAATCTGTGTGGGGTTGATTCATTAGATGCAAATATCAATCGACTGCAGGAAACTGCTGTTGCTGATGTTCGCACAGGAACCGCAACAGATGTTCCTCTGCCTGATGTATCATGCGGCATGGCATTTTTAACTCATACAATTGAGCATGTGTTTAACCTGAAAAAGGCCATGTCAGAACTTTTCAGAATACTCGATGCTGACGGCATTGCCTATATCGAAATTCCTGATGCTGCCAGCTACCCAACCTATAGAGATGCACCTCTATATGATTTTTTCCATGAACATATTAATTATTTTGATAAACCGGCGCTTAAAAACCTTGTAAATATTAATGGATTTGAATGCCTTGAAGTTGGAAACAAATCCTTTGACGGTCATGACCAGGCAGAAGAAGAATGTTTGTACTGCATTGTAAAAAAAAATGGTTCTATGCATAAAATAAGGCCAAGCTTTTTATTATCAGAAAAATGGCATGGGAATTTGTTCAAGACACCAGGGCCAATAAAACAATTTCTGGAAAATTATGACAGCGCTCGCCCTGTATATATTTGGGGATTATCATCCTATATGTTATATCTGCTGGCTTCTTACCTTTTACCCAGATGCAATATTGCAGGCCTCCATGATTCTGATGAATATAAACAAACCAGGACAATCAGAAATTATAAAATAAACTCCCCTGAAATTATGTTTCAATTGGATAAATCCGCTATCATAGTTATACCAACAGGCCCATACTCTTCAAAGTTGAAGAGCTTGCTATTTGAAGGCAACTTTAAAGGTGATGTTTATCTGTTGTAG
- a CDS encoding glycosyltransferase family 4 protein: MNKKKVLHITPHFGGGVGCVLMSLVFNLYTRDDFEHEIVSLEYANEKAKFWSNANRIKIYEIISPDNNWLHEKMQNADIVHIHFWNHPLLYKLLYSFSGKKARVVMWSHVNGHYAPYLFNDSIFDFPEMFVTTTDFSLTQKDIIKRSNDWQRSHIRSIPSCCGLNNFDKIDPIPHNTFNIGYIGTVDYCKIHPDFINMFNKADIPNARFIIVGGDSHISMEEEAREKGCINKFKFTGKVTDVKGYLAEFDIFAYPLQRENYGTGEQVLIEAMSAGIPQVVFAGGPEEHVVQDGLTGFVANSKEEFIELIQKLYCNDDLRKKMSVASKNYAKENFTIDKPVRSWLEIYQELLSRPKSKCIFNKFESSDFAVSLFLLAFGECDASHIYKKILGYYPDDVPLELSEKATQLPQIFKGNTRGSIKHYSAFFDNEKLKYLEKYGTIQ; this comes from the coding sequence GTGAATAAAAAAAAGGTACTTCACATAACGCCCCATTTTGGTGGCGGAGTCGGCTGTGTCCTGATGTCACTTGTTTTTAATCTGTATACAAGGGATGATTTTGAACACGAAATTGTAAGCCTTGAATACGCTAATGAAAAAGCCAAATTCTGGAGTAATGCTAACAGAATAAAGATATATGAGATAATATCGCCTGACAATAACTGGCTGCATGAAAAAATGCAAAACGCAGATATTGTCCATATCCATTTCTGGAACCACCCGCTTTTATATAAGTTGCTATATTCTTTTTCAGGCAAAAAGGCCCGTGTTGTAATGTGGAGCCATGTAAACGGGCATTATGCACCATATTTATTTAACGACTCAATATTTGATTTTCCTGAAATGTTTGTCACAACAACAGATTTTAGCCTTACACAAAAAGATATCATAAAAAGAAGTAATGACTGGCAACGCAGCCATATACGATCAATTCCTTCATGTTGCGGACTGAATAACTTTGATAAAATAGATCCGATTCCACATAATACCTTTAACATCGGCTATATAGGCACAGTTGATTACTGCAAAATCCACCCTGATTTTATAAATATGTTCAACAAAGCAGATATTCCGAATGCCCGGTTTATAATTGTGGGAGGAGATTCTCATATAAGTATGGAAGAAGAAGCCAGAGAAAAAGGCTGTATTAACAAGTTCAAATTCACTGGAAAAGTTACCGATGTTAAGGGATATTTAGCTGAATTTGACATTTTTGCCTACCCCTTGCAAAGAGAGAACTACGGGACAGGAGAACAGGTTTTAATAGAGGCAATGAGCGCGGGAATTCCACAGGTTGTATTTGCGGGCGGCCCAGAGGAACATGTTGTTCAGGATGGCCTTACAGGGTTTGTCGCAAACAGCAAAGAAGAATTTATTGAGTTGATACAAAAGCTGTACTGTAATGATGATTTGCGAAAAAAAATGTCCGTCGCGTCAAAAAATTATGCAAAAGAGAACTTTACCATAGACAAACCGGTAAGAAGCTGGCTGGAAATATATCAGGAACTCTTGTCCCGTCCAAAATCAAAATGCATATTCAATAAATTTGAAAGCTCAGACTTTGCTGTTTCACTGTTTCTGTTAGCATTTGGGGAGTGTGATGCCTCCCACATTTATAAAAAGATACTTGGGTATTACCCTGATGATGTACCTCTTGAACTCAGCGAAAAAGCTACACAGCTGCCTCAGATTTTTAAAGGCAATACAAGGGGAAGCATAAAACATTACAGCGCTTTCTTTGACAATGAAAAATTAAAGTATCTGGAAAAATATGGAACTATACAATGA
- a CDS encoding NAD(P)-dependent oxidoreductase, which translates to MRVFVTGAPGFIGSHVMEKLLSGGHQVVALITPDNPMPRLQLLKNDFTVINATLENTQMLEEVVNEFKPEACIHLAWYAEPGKYLDSIKNIQALTSSLTLFQTLIEAGCRHIIAAGTCFEYNTNFGYLNEDTPTLPASLYAGTKLSCFLAGSQLATKNDVAFSWARIFYPYGPKENPKRLVPAAINSLKESMAFPSSPGEQIRDYIHVSDVASAFSTLLEKRADGIFNISSGSPVSIRQLLETIGELMNQNDLIQPGAISYRAWEPPFICGDNTRLKNLGWTSKYSLRDGLKNTINSLSYD; encoded by the coding sequence ATGCGAGTATTTGTAACAGGAGCCCCCGGGTTTATTGGTTCCCATGTAATGGAAAAGCTTCTTTCAGGAGGCCATCAGGTTGTGGCGTTGATTACTCCTGATAACCCTATGCCCCGTTTACAATTATTAAAGAATGATTTTACAGTCATCAACGCTACTCTGGAAAATACTCAGATGCTGGAAGAAGTTGTTAATGAATTTAAGCCGGAAGCCTGTATTCATCTCGCATGGTATGCTGAACCCGGGAAGTACCTTGATTCAATAAAAAATATCCAGGCACTAACATCAAGCCTGACACTATTTCAGACACTCATCGAGGCTGGTTGCAGGCATATCATTGCGGCAGGTACGTGTTTCGAATATAATACCAACTTTGGATACCTAAACGAGGACACCCCTACCCTTCCTGCAAGCCTTTATGCTGGAACCAAGCTTTCATGTTTTCTGGCAGGAAGCCAGTTAGCAACAAAAAATGATGTTGCCTTTTCCTGGGCACGGATATTCTATCCCTACGGACCAAAGGAAAATCCAAAACGACTGGTGCCAGCGGCAATAAATTCATTAAAAGAAAGTATGGCCTTTCCATCAAGTCCTGGGGAACAGATACGCGACTATATTCATGTCTCGGATGTAGCCTCGGCTTTTTCCACATTATTAGAAAAAAGGGCTGACGGAATATTTAATATTTCAAGCGGATCCCCTGTGTCGATTCGACAATTACTTGAAACAATAGGGGAACTGATGAATCAAAATGATTTAATTCAGCCAGGCGCAATATCTTACAGGGCATGGGAGCCTCCTTTTATATGCGGTGATAACACACGATTGAAAAATCTTGGCTGGACTTCAAAATATTCGCTACGTGATGGTTTAAAAAACACTATAAATTCATTGTCATATGATTAA
- the rfbC gene encoding dTDP-4-dehydrorhamnose 3,5-epimerase yields the protein MKFTEIKLKGAFIITPDLIKDERGFFARAFCRHEFIDHGLNPDLFQCNISFNRKKGTLRGMHYQVAPHSEAKLVRCTSGFIYDVIIDLRPESPTFKQWFGAELSASNHQMLYVPVGFAHGYQTLEDNTEVFYQVSAFYHPEAENGLRWNDPAFGIKWPIPVSTISKKDASHPDWKSE from the coding sequence GTGAAATTTACAGAAATAAAACTTAAAGGGGCTTTTATCATAACACCTGATCTTATTAAAGATGAAAGAGGTTTTTTTGCACGGGCATTCTGCAGACATGAGTTTATAGATCATGGCTTAAATCCTGACCTGTTTCAATGCAATATCTCCTTTAATAGAAAAAAAGGCACCTTACGAGGTATGCACTATCAGGTAGCCCCGCATTCCGAAGCGAAACTTGTTCGATGCACTTCCGGCTTTATTTATGATGTTATCATTGACCTTCGGCCTGAATCACCAACGTTTAAGCAATGGTTTGGAGCAGAACTCTCTGCGTCTAATCATCAAATGCTCTATGTGCCGGTAGGTTTTGCTCATGGTTACCAAACACTTGAAGATAATACAGAGGTGTTTTATCAGGTATCAGCCTTTTATCATCCCGAAGCTGAAAACGGCCTCAGGTGGAATGATCCTGCATTTGGTATCAAGTGGCCGATTCCTGTCAGCACTATCTCAAAAAAGGATGCATCTCATCCCGATTGGAAAAGCGAATAA
- the rfbG gene encoding CDP-glucose 4,6-dehydratase, with protein sequence MENLGLRLKQRMFKGIYNNKKVLITGHTGFKGSWLALWISHMGAEVTGYSLHPPTEPNHFQLLNMDIKSVIGDIRDADKLKKVFKEQKPDIVFHLAAQAIVRESYKDPFTTFSSNVMGTVNVFEAARGTESVRAIINVTSDKCYENKEWAWGYREIDQVGGYDPYSASKSCAEILTSCWQKSFFNTEDYGKTHQTLLASARAGNVIGGGDWAADRLIPDIMRSIHQQKTVIIRNPGAIRPWQHVLEPLSGYLLLGQKLLDGQKDFAEAWNFGPSDEGSITVEEILQKIKKICSKMDYEINQTPHQPHEAGLLKLDCSKGRTKLKWLPVWASDETIEKTAQWYKEFYESGNILSLEHINNYISDAKIKRIPWLK encoded by the coding sequence ATGGAAAATCTGGGATTAAGGTTAAAACAGCGCATGTTCAAAGGGATTTATAATAATAAAAAAGTCCTTATCACAGGGCATACAGGCTTCAAAGGTTCCTGGCTGGCTCTGTGGATTTCACATATGGGTGCTGAAGTTACCGGATACTCCCTTCATCCACCAACAGAACCTAATCACTTTCAGCTTCTCAACATGGATATAAAATCCGTGATTGGTGATATTCGTGATGCTGACAAACTGAAAAAGGTTTTCAAAGAGCAAAAACCCGATATAGTGTTCCACTTAGCGGCTCAGGCAATTGTAAGGGAATCCTATAAAGATCCGTTTACAACATTCAGCAGTAATGTAATGGGGACAGTAAATGTATTCGAAGCGGCAAGAGGAACTGAAAGTGTCAGGGCTATTATTAATGTAACCAGTGATAAGTGCTATGAAAATAAAGAATGGGCATGGGGATATCGTGAAATTGATCAGGTGGGAGGATATGATCCCTACAGTGCCTCAAAGAGCTGTGCAGAAATACTCACCAGCTGCTGGCAAAAATCATTTTTCAATACTGAAGACTACGGCAAGACACATCAGACTCTTCTCGCAAGCGCACGTGCAGGGAATGTTATAGGCGGGGGCGATTGGGCAGCTGATCGTCTTATTCCTGATATAATGCGCTCAATCCATCAGCAAAAAACAGTAATAATACGAAATCCAGGTGCTATTCGACCATGGCAGCATGTACTTGAGCCGTTAAGCGGTTATTTACTCCTTGGTCAAAAACTTCTGGATGGACAAAAGGATTTTGCTGAAGCCTGGAATTTCGGACCCTCAGATGAAGGTAGTATTACAGTAGAGGAAATACTTCAGAAAATTAAAAAGATTTGCTCCAAAATGGATTATGAAATAAATCAAACACCCCATCAACCCCATGAGGCAGGTCTGTTAAAACTCGATTGTTCCAAAGGCAGGACAAAATTAAAATGGCTACCGGTTTGGGCAAGCGATGAGACCATTGAAAAAACAGCACAATGGTACAAGGAATTTTACGAATCCGGCAATATACTAAGCCTTGAGCATATTAATAATTATATCTCAGATGCGAAAATAAAACGCATTCCCTGGTTGAAATAG
- the rfbF gene encoding glucose-1-phosphate cytidylyltransferase translates to MKIVIFAGGLGTRISEESHLKPKPMIEIGEKPILWHIMKIFEAQGFNDFIICLGYKSYMVKEYFLNYYVYNSDVTVNLQTNSFEVHRSNAEDFRVTLVDTGLDTGTAGRLKRAQHYIGNEEFLLTYGDGVADIDLKQLIAHHHEHGKIGTVTAVQPEGRFGLLDIDTDSHVEKFNEKLLGDGGWINGGFFVLKPEIFNYLPENADQLMWEEYPLEKLIQDKQLSAYKHQGFWKCMDAIRDKAILEQLWSSGQAKWKIWD, encoded by the coding sequence ATGAAAATAGTTATTTTCGCAGGAGGTTTGGGTACACGAATATCTGAAGAATCCCACCTGAAGCCCAAACCAATGATAGAGATTGGAGAGAAGCCTATCCTCTGGCATATCATGAAAATATTCGAGGCACAGGGATTCAATGATTTTATCATATGCCTTGGTTATAAAAGCTATATGGTTAAAGAATATTTTCTAAACTACTATGTATATAATTCAGATGTTACCGTCAATCTTCAAACTAACAGTTTTGAAGTCCATCGTTCCAATGCAGAGGATTTTCGAGTTACACTTGTTGATACAGGCCTTGATACAGGCACAGCCGGTCGTTTAAAACGTGCACAACATTACATCGGTAATGAGGAATTTCTATTAACCTATGGAGACGGTGTTGCTGATATAGATCTAAAACAACTGATAGCCCACCACCATGAACATGGTAAAATAGGAACTGTTACAGCAGTACAACCGGAAGGCAGATTTGGCTTGCTTGATATTGACACTGACTCCCATGTGGAAAAATTCAATGAAAAATTACTTGGAGACGGTGGATGGATCAATGGTGGTTTTTTTGTACTAAAGCCCGAAATATTTAATTACCTTCCTGAAAACGCAGACCAATTGATGTGGGAGGAATATCCTTTAGAAAAACTTATACAGGATAAACAGCTCTCTGCATATAAACATCAGGGGTTCTGGAAGTGCATGGATGCTATACGAGACAAGGCAATACTTGAACAGCTCTGGTCATCAGGCCAGGCAAAATGGAAAATCTGGGATTAA
- the flgM gene encoding flagellar biosynthesis anti-sigma factor FlgM: MRIDDKITNYEINKQLANATPNIQEGQQLPDGQKDSKINTESQDAIVNLSQASKEVRLANKVISSTPDVREKKVLEIKEKIESGTYEINNNAVAAKLVDAFMDDVF, encoded by the coding sequence ATGAGAATAGATGATAAGATTACAAATTATGAAATTAATAAACAGCTGGCAAATGCAACGCCTAATATTCAGGAAGGGCAACAACTTCCGGATGGGCAAAAAGACAGCAAAATAAATACTGAAAGCCAGGATGCTATAGTTAATCTTTCCCAAGCCTCAAAAGAAGTCAGGCTGGCAAATAAAGTTATATCTTCAACCCCGGATGTCAGAGAGAAAAAAGTTTTGGAAATAAAAGAAAAGATTGAATCAGGAACTTACGAAATTAACAATAATGCTGTTGCAGCAAAGCTTGTAGATGCTTTTATGGATGATGTTTTCTAA
- a CDS encoding MCP four helix bundle domain-containing protein encodes MSFQNVKLGTKIGIGFGIILFLLGATALIGLTRIKTINSYMEDIISNKNAAVLLANDLSKEMNIITQSIRNIALSVGLDIVKNEKNNIDKARAEFNNIYLQLTAKVKDEKGKELLSAVVEHQQKIDLLVNKAVDFCMSGYASSDSTNVTSVGTLTSLDGNARAADVIMLDMLTPQKQMIEAVEAIIEYQGHLSDQAFNNAKSAYTSARYIMISLAIAAILLGSFIAFFLTQTITKPINYVVKGLTDGSEQVVSATLQVSSSSQSLAEGASEQAASIEETSSSLEEMSSMTKQNSDNATQADNLMKEANQVVEQANNSMEELTKSMYDISLASDETSKIIKTIDEIAFQTNLLALNAAVEAARAGEAGAGFAVVADEVRNLAMRSADAAKNTAQMIEGTVKKVREGSELVTKTNKAFQDVSNSSSKVGELVGEIAAASKEQSQGIEQINKAVAEMDKIVQRNAANAEESASASGQMNAQAKQLKQYVRDLVLVIGGKNANDIISSKPLSARSNKVAQQSNQQYKYEEQTALPPPHINKHEKKQGRDNKALKPEQLIPFEEDDFQDF; translated from the coding sequence ATGTCTTTTCAAAATGTGAAGTTAGGCACGAAAATAGGAATCGGCTTTGGAATCATTTTGTTTTTATTAGGTGCTACTGCATTAATCGGCCTTACCAGAATAAAAACTATTAATTCGTATATGGAAGATATTATCAGCAATAAAAATGCTGCAGTACTACTGGCCAATGATTTAAGCAAAGAGATGAATATAATAACTCAATCTATAAGAAATATTGCTTTAAGCGTTGGACTGGATATTGTGAAGAACGAGAAAAATAATATTGATAAAGCCCGGGCCGAATTCAATAATATTTATCTTCAACTGACGGCTAAAGTCAAAGATGAAAAAGGTAAGGAGCTTTTGTCTGCCGTAGTTGAGCACCAGCAAAAAATTGACTTGCTGGTAAATAAAGCCGTAGACTTTTGTATGTCAGGATATGCTTCTTCTGATAGTACTAATGTGACATCAGTCGGCACACTGACTTCTCTCGATGGCAATGCCAGGGCAGCCGATGTAATTATGCTTGATATGCTTACACCCCAAAAACAAATGATTGAAGCTGTTGAAGCAATTATTGAGTATCAGGGCCATCTAAGCGATCAGGCATTTAATAATGCTAAAAGCGCTTATACCAGCGCCCGTTATATAATGATATCTCTTGCGATAGCTGCAATTTTATTGGGATCTTTCATAGCCTTTTTTCTGACGCAAACCATAACAAAACCGATTAATTATGTGGTTAAAGGACTTACTGATGGTTCAGAACAGGTAGTATCTGCGACTCTACAGGTATCCTCATCAAGCCAGTCGCTTGCCGAAGGGGCCTCCGAGCAGGCTGCATCAATAGAGGAAACATCATCCTCTCTTGAAGAAATGTCTTCCATGACTAAACAAAACTCGGATAATGCAACCCAGGCAGATAATCTCATGAAAGAAGCTAATCAGGTTGTAGAACAGGCAAACAACTCCATGGAAGAGTTGACCAAATCCATGTATGATATTTCATTAGCAAGTGACGAAACATCCAAGATCATCAAAACTATTGACGAAATAGCTTTCCAGACCAATCTTCTTGCTTTAAATGCTGCGGTAGAAGCTGCCAGGGCAGGCGAAGCTGGTGCAGGTTTTGCGGTAGTAGCCGATGAAGTGCGAAATTTAGCAATGAGGTCGGCAGATGCGGCTAAGAACACTGCGCAAATGATTGAAGGAACTGTAAAGAAGGTCAGAGAAGGCTCTGAGCTGGTAACAAAAACCAATAAAGCCTTTCAGGATGTATCCAATAGCTCCTCAAAAGTTGGTGAGTTGGTGGGAGAAATTGCAGCCGCATCAAAAGAGCAGTCTCAGGGCATTGAACAAATAAACAAAGCTGTTGCAGAGATGGATAAAATAGTACAGCGTAATGCTGCCAATGCAGAAGAATCTGCCAGCGCTTCCGGTCAGATGAATGCCCAGGCAAAGCAACTCAAGCAATATGTAAGAGATTTGGTATTAGTAATAGGAGGAAAAAACGCCAACGATATAATCAGCTCCAAGCCTTTATCTGCCAGAAGTAATAAAGTAGCTCAACAAAGTAATCAACAATATAAATACGAAGAACAAACCGCTCTTCCGCCCCCTCATATAAATAAGCATGAGAAAAAACAAGGAAGAGATAATAAAGCACTAAAACCTGAACAGTTAATCCCTTTTGAAGAAGATGACTTTCAGGATTTTTAA
- a CDS encoding chemotaxis protein CheW, protein MAKMAEKLGQVINEMTDREGKYLTFTMANEEYGISILKIKEIIGMMPITPVPQTPEFIKGVINLRGKVIPVIDLRLRFGMERMDYTERTCIVVVEISGEAETVMIGIVVDSVSEVLNIKAEDMEETPTFGTKLNTDYILGMAKFEGGIKILLDIDKVLSRDEVAIIEKV, encoded by the coding sequence ATGGCAAAAATGGCAGAAAAATTAGGCCAGGTAATAAATGAAATGACTGACAGAGAAGGAAAATATCTTACTTTTACAATGGCCAACGAGGAGTACGGAATAAGCATTTTAAAAATAAAAGAGATTATTGGAATGATGCCGATAACTCCGGTTCCTCAAACACCTGAGTTTATAAAAGGAGTAATCAACCTTCGCGGCAAGGTAATTCCTGTAATAGATTTAAGGCTCAGGTTCGGAATGGAAAGAATGGACTACACTGAACGGACCTGCATAGTGGTTGTTGAAATATCAGGCGAGGCTGAGACCGTTATGATCGGCATTGTGGTTGATTCTGTTTCGGAAGTATTAAACATAAAAGCGGAAGATATGGAAGAAACACCTACCTTCGGCACGAAACTGAATACCGATTATATACTTGGGATGGCTAAATTCGAAGGCGGAATCAAAATTCTTCTCGATATCGATAAGGTTTTAAGCCGTGATGAAGTTGCTATAATAGAAAAAGTCTGA
- a CDS encoding protein-glutamate O-methyltransferase CheR, whose translation MDLSTRQFKKLSKLVHHECGINLHDGKQSLLQSRLDKRLRATGIKSVKEYIRILENDQRELINFLDAVSTNHTYFFRESHHFKCLTKEHMNIWCAASSSGEEPYSVAIYCLEQGFKPTIIASDISTRMLRMGQNGVYGLEKVKNLPPNILKKYFQKGINSLSNHVRVKNEIKQMVTFKRYNLISDPLPSQTFDIIFCRNVFIYFDNETKSNVAHKLYSALKMSGYLIIGGAESLNTINHPFKYAQPSIYNKAKPC comes from the coding sequence ATGGATTTATCAACAAGGCAATTTAAGAAACTTAGCAAACTTGTCCATCATGAATGTGGAATAAACCTTCATGATGGAAAACAGTCACTTTTGCAATCTCGACTTGACAAGAGGTTGCGTGCTACCGGTATAAAATCTGTCAAAGAATATATAAGAATACTAGAAAACGACCAGAGAGAATTAATAAATTTTCTTGATGCAGTATCAACCAATCATACCTATTTCTTCAGAGAAAGCCATCATTTCAAATGTCTTACGAAAGAACATATGAATATATGGTGTGCTGCTTCATCCAGCGGGGAAGAACCATATTCAGTGGCTATATACTGTCTTGAGCAAGGCTTTAAACCAACAATTATTGCATCTGATATATCAACAAGAATGCTGCGTATGGGACAAAACGGAGTATATGGTTTAGAAAAAGTAAAAAATCTTCCGCCCAATATTTTAAAAAAATATTTCCAAAAAGGCATAAACTCTCTGAGCAATCACGTTCGTGTAAAAAATGAAATAAAACAGATGGTTACATTTAAAAGATACAACCTTATCTCAGATCCTTTACCATCACAAACTTTCGACATTATTTTTTGCAGGAATGTATTTATATATTTTGATAATGAAACAAAGTCTAACGTTGCGCACAAATTATATAGCGCTTTGAAGATGTCCGGTTACCTTATTATAGGCGGTGCGGAAAGCTTAAATACTATTAATCATCCCTTTAAGTATGCACAACCGAGTATTTATAATAAAGCCAAGCCTTGCTGA